In a single window of the Halomicroarcula saliterrae genome:
- a CDS encoding vWA domain-containing protein, with product MDGIFADARPGARLDLSVEFITKRPLGCDGETVFRLLVTDQAGNQFSILATPDSDSLWHLETGETYEITGLLGADPVDTDPAVARECPHCGDHLRAGQAIDAAGSAVVEAAEKLGLDKRFGILDEKSSLKPVNEDSTTVDDWLPMRDDQPVETPDYVCRSCDRHVAERDLARDEEPVLENMQADASMEPANSMASPETVGLAAGGAKDITSFRENVSNGYTPESEAISDEGLFYDYYFETGGRTATDSLFAPRYAAAVSDHPFTGETEQYLSVGLDSTLSVEEFERPRLDLVAVLDVSGSMSSAFDQYYYDEQGRQREAESGNETKLEAATQSLCALTEQLHVEDRLGVVLYNHRAHVAKPLRDVGATDMPAIRQHIRDIAAGGSTNMEDGFEAAVDMLADGTTGHGIERRVIFMTDMMPNTGETGAAELTERFADAAVDGIHTTFIGMGLDANAELADTVSGIRGANHYFIHSADEFEQRLGEEFDYMVTPLVYDLDLELDATGYEVEAVHGSPSADGASDQLMHVGTLFPSAKQDGKARGGVVLVRLTKTASDATLELQASWMERDGAEQTERVSVSMPDGESFGHDGVRKAVALARYARELRSWAGDVHDRADNATGVDDWLLPDKRGEHERESVPLVVPDEYRERFDGLRGYLTAEMDAVGDDSLQQELDLLDMLCRPEAAREAEVSE from the coding sequence ATGGATGGGATATTCGCGGATGCACGACCCGGCGCACGCCTCGACCTCTCTGTCGAGTTCATCACCAAACGACCACTCGGCTGCGACGGCGAGACGGTATTTCGGCTGCTCGTCACCGACCAGGCAGGCAACCAGTTCAGTATACTCGCCACCCCGGACAGCGACTCGTTGTGGCATCTCGAAACCGGCGAGACGTACGAGATTACCGGGCTGCTCGGTGCCGACCCCGTAGACACCGATCCAGCAGTTGCACGCGAATGCCCGCACTGTGGTGACCACCTCCGAGCGGGGCAAGCCATCGACGCTGCCGGCTCCGCAGTCGTCGAAGCAGCCGAGAAACTTGGTCTCGACAAGCGGTTCGGGATCCTCGATGAGAAGTCATCGCTCAAGCCCGTCAACGAGGATTCCACGACTGTTGACGACTGGCTCCCGATGCGAGACGACCAGCCGGTCGAGACACCCGACTATGTGTGTCGGTCCTGTGACCGGCACGTAGCTGAACGCGACTTAGCTCGTGATGAGGAGCCAGTCCTGGAAAACATGCAGGCAGATGCGAGCATGGAGCCCGCGAACAGTATGGCGAGTCCGGAGACAGTCGGCCTCGCCGCTGGCGGTGCGAAGGACATCACCAGCTTCCGGGAGAACGTATCGAACGGGTACACGCCGGAATCCGAAGCTATCAGTGACGAGGGACTGTTCTACGACTACTATTTCGAGACGGGAGGGCGGACTGCGACGGATTCGCTGTTCGCGCCGCGATATGCGGCAGCTGTCAGCGACCACCCGTTCACCGGCGAGACCGAACAGTACCTCTCCGTCGGGCTGGACTCGACGCTCTCCGTCGAGGAGTTCGAACGGCCGCGACTCGACCTCGTTGCGGTTCTGGATGTGTCCGGGTCGATGTCCAGCGCGTTCGACCAGTACTACTACGACGAGCAAGGTCGCCAGCGTGAAGCCGAGAGCGGAAACGAGACGAAACTCGAAGCGGCGACGCAGTCGCTGTGTGCGCTCACTGAACAACTTCATGTCGAGGACCGCCTCGGTGTCGTTCTCTATAATCATCGGGCGCACGTGGCGAAACCGCTACGCGATGTCGGGGCGACGGATATGCCCGCGATTCGACAGCACATCCGCGATATTGCGGCTGGCGGGAGTACGAACATGGAAGACGGGTTCGAGGCCGCCGTTGACATGCTGGCCGACGGGACGACTGGCCACGGCATCGAGCGCCGCGTCATCTTCATGACCGACATGATGCCAAACACCGGCGAAACCGGTGCGGCGGAATTAACCGAACGGTTTGCTGACGCCGCTGTCGACGGTATCCACACGACGTTCATCGGTATGGGGCTGGACGCGAACGCAGAACTGGCCGACACGGTGTCGGGGATTCGCGGCGCGAACCACTACTTCATCCACTCCGCCGACGAGTTTGAACAGCGACTCGGCGAGGAGTTCGACTACATGGTGACGCCGCTCGTCTACGACCTCGACCTGGAACTGGACGCGACGGGGTACGAAGTCGAAGCCGTCCACGGGTCCCCATCAGCCGACGGCGCGAGTGACCAGCTCATGCACGTCGGAACGCTGTTCCCCTCTGCTAAGCAGGACGGGAAAGCTCGCGGAGGGGTCGTGCTCGTCCGGCTCACGAAGACGGCGTCGGACGCGACGCTCGAACTGCAAGCCTCGTGGATGGAACGCGATGGAGCCGAACAGACCGAGCGGGTCTCGGTCTCGATGCCCGACGGCGAGTCATTCGGACACGACGGCGTCCGCAAGGCTGTGGCGCTCGCTCGGTACGCCCGGGAACTCCGCTCGTGGGCCGGTGACGTTCACGACCGGGCTGACAACGCGACGGGCGTCGATGACTGGCTGCTCCCCGACAAGCGCGGCGAACACGAGCGCGAGTCCGTCCCGCTGGTCGTGCCTGACGAGTACAGAGAGCGGTTCGACGGCCTTCGTGGGTACCTCACCGCTGAGATGGACGCCGTCGGTGACGACTCGCTGCAACAGGAACTGGACCTACTCGACATGCTCTGCCGGCCAGAGGCAGCACGGGAGGCGGAGGTGTCGGAGTGA
- a CDS encoding PD-(D/E)XK nuclease family protein: MSDVVSVSPTRLATYATCPRQYEYKHVQSVSSPDETKLYLQQGKAYHEMIERVCDATGRDDDPGVIYERAMDVFDATWTKHIDPEDYASNAHQEYQRRETLAGIKSFFDPEDGDGIEHAEKSVATEKRIQCEHDGIGLHGYTDNVLRDGDTLHLIDYKRNVRGVLGSWSADRLEEHLNEEAHEAQRVKNAFQTATYTEGIKDSSLYEPGMSVRFSFYGLLHSTETESTPSGYTVTASGRPRETTEAYEEYYDTIWDLIRAAHEGITTERFAPDPFDLIQAEACDGCDYQSMCADYIATEVQQ; this comes from the coding sequence GTGAGTGACGTCGTGTCCGTGTCGCCGACTCGACTCGCAACGTACGCGACGTGTCCGCGCCAATACGAGTACAAGCACGTCCAGAGCGTCTCCTCGCCCGACGAGACGAAGCTGTATCTCCAACAGGGGAAAGCCTACCACGAAATGATTGAGCGCGTCTGTGACGCCACAGGCCGCGACGATGACCCCGGAGTCATATACGAGCGAGCGATGGACGTGTTCGATGCGACGTGGACCAAGCACATCGACCCCGAGGACTACGCGTCGAACGCTCACCAAGAGTATCAACGACGGGAGACCCTTGCTGGCATCAAATCGTTCTTCGACCCGGAGGACGGCGACGGAATCGAACACGCAGAGAAATCGGTGGCGACGGAGAAACGAATCCAGTGTGAACATGACGGCATCGGACTACACGGGTACACTGACAACGTGCTGCGTGACGGTGACACGCTGCATCTGATTGATTACAAACGGAACGTCAGAGGTGTTCTCGGGTCTTGGAGTGCTGACCGGCTCGAAGAGCACCTGAACGAGGAAGCCCACGAGGCCCAACGTGTCAAGAACGCGTTCCAGACCGCCACGTACACAGAAGGCATCAAAGACTCCTCACTGTACGAGCCAGGGATGTCCGTTCGGTTCAGCTTTTACGGGTTGTTGCACTCGACGGAGACAGAAAGCACTCCATCCGGGTACACCGTGACGGCGAGTGGCCGACCGCGGGAAACGACCGAAGCGTACGAGGAGTATTACGACACGATTTGGGATCTGATTAGAGCCGCGCACGAAGGTATTACAACTGAACGGTTCGCCCCGGACCCGTTTGACCTCATCCAGGCGGAAGCCTGCGACGGTTGTGATTATCAGTCGATGTGTGCGGATTACATCGCTACGGAGGTTCAGCAATGA
- a CDS encoding HEAT repeat domain-containing protein — translation MTLVFAFDRDWTVDVNPHPRHEAVPIEWVRHLAHETDHAVYAIGNQDLAEEAAIPGVVDIVGRHDDPWDEWLGTKQPDGYYEQFPLRRERLALISDLHPNADDYIVVDDLDLSDVDGWEHYHAWDFVPAVEHGDIDPALPWAREPVTDGGLSTAAGVTPVDESHLSSWLTEHRDAQAFELTYSDANGESTALLSDMSVDAVRLEAPSKAPGVRCTPFAPGEDRFIIGIEAVRQVSVVEIPAEVAQRLTTQAETLTEEAVLLRRLAAANPNAVRISAVLSLLDREETAPLQQREALQALRPIAVARPEDCTPAIPILRSLLCDADLISPDDTLAILSSIGEQNPDAIAPATGEITPYLDSNRVAARREAAACIAHIATADPSEAVDAVPGLATVIEDDADGTHDAVAALTDVASEYPGAVAPVAEPLGTVVLDASQSDDVRLYATAALGSAVETEPGLAVDIVDDVAQLLTVENPRLRNNGVALLFEVSAIHTDVVEPFVDDIADLLTVDDAYTRTNASGTLARVAEDFPASVEHVTPTFVELLTDDESTVRENACWALGYLCAADSEDALQKCLQEDVDKDVRARASWALSRLEG, via the coding sequence GTGACGCTGGTCTTCGCGTTCGACCGGGACTGGACAGTCGACGTGAACCCGCACCCGCGTCACGAGGCAGTCCCGATTGAGTGGGTGCGTCACCTCGCGCACGAGACTGACCACGCGGTGTACGCCATCGGGAACCAAGACCTCGCGGAGGAAGCCGCTATTCCTGGCGTCGTGGATATCGTTGGTCGCCACGATGACCCGTGGGACGAGTGGCTCGGTACGAAACAACCCGACGGGTACTACGAACAGTTCCCGCTGCGTCGTGAACGACTCGCCCTCATCTCGGACCTGCACCCGAACGCGGACGACTACATTGTCGTCGACGATCTCGACCTGAGCGACGTTGACGGGTGGGAGCACTACCACGCGTGGGATTTCGTTCCAGCCGTTGAGCATGGTGATATCGACCCGGCGTTGCCATGGGCTCGTGAACCAGTCACTGACGGAGGGCTGTCGACCGCTGCTGGCGTCACGCCTGTCGACGAGTCGCACCTCTCGTCGTGGCTCACCGAGCACCGGGACGCTCAGGCCTTCGAACTCACGTACAGCGACGCAAACGGCGAGTCCACGGCACTTTTATCGGACATGTCGGTCGATGCCGTGCGACTCGAAGCCCCCTCGAAAGCGCCCGGTGTCCGCTGCACGCCGTTCGCACCGGGTGAGGACCGATTTATCATCGGTATTGAAGCTGTCAGACAGGTATCTGTTGTCGAGATCCCCGCAGAGGTAGCGCAGCGGTTGACGACGCAAGCGGAGACGTTGACTGAAGAAGCAGTACTGCTTCGTCGGTTGGCAGCGGCTAACCCGAACGCAGTTCGTATCTCTGCAGTCTTGTCGCTCTTAGACCGTGAAGAGACGGCACCTCTCCAGCAGCGGGAAGCTTTGCAGGCGCTCCGGCCGATCGCGGTTGCACGTCCCGAAGACTGTACACCGGCCATTCCGATTCTCCGGTCACTACTGTGCGACGCCGATCTGATCTCGCCGGACGATACCTTAGCGATACTCAGTTCGATTGGTGAACAGAACCCGGATGCAATCGCGCCGGCGACGGGCGAAATCACACCGTATCTTGATTCGAACCGCGTGGCCGCTCGTCGTGAAGCAGCCGCGTGTATCGCCCACATTGCGACTGCCGACCCGAGCGAGGCGGTCGATGCCGTTCCGGGGTTAGCGACTGTCATCGAAGACGATGCTGACGGGACTCACGATGCTGTGGCCGCACTCACCGATGTTGCGAGTGAGTACCCCGGGGCCGTTGCGCCGGTCGCAGAGCCGCTCGGGACGGTCGTCCTGGATGCGTCACAATCAGACGATGTTCGATTATACGCGACAGCCGCGCTTGGCAGTGCTGTCGAGACGGAACCAGGCCTCGCAGTCGATATCGTTGATGACGTCGCACAACTACTGACTGTGGAGAACCCCCGGCTCCGAAACAACGGGGTCGCGTTGCTCTTCGAGGTCTCGGCGATTCACACCGACGTTGTCGAGCCGTTCGTTGACGACATTGCTGACCTCCTCACAGTTGACGATGCGTACACGCGAACGAACGCCAGTGGGACACTCGCTCGCGTGGCCGAGGACTTCCCGGCCTCGGTCGAGCACGTGACGCCAACGTTCGTCGAATTGTTGACCGACGACGAGTCGACCGTCCGGGAGAACGCCTGTTGGGCGCTCGGATATCTCTGCGCCGCGGACAGCGAAGATGCACTTCAGAAGTGCCTGCAGGAGGATGTTGACAAAGACGTGCGGGCCCGGGCATCGTGGGCGCTCTCGCGTCTGGAGGGGTAG
- a CDS encoding ATP-dependent helicase, with protein sequence MTDGNGDLPAWLPTIEEDVDPKDQQKKIIRSGEYPMRVLAGAGTGKTFTMVRKIEHLIDEEGVSPDRILALTFTNNAADSMQEKLQEKLGTAGYDIDAYTYHSICNAILQDYAYTAGIDPDFDVATDAEKYAVALEVLDEIEYRAVKPNVYGPNSHGSGAADALTGFISSMKRSGIDPDAIDAYLGSAERLYELADIPETIEDAASDNLGGRSVSTVLDGLPAVREALVEAREAIGDDGVEASISVFLDGAIAVCDSLIAASEAAESGDRDLPENAHKIPKYLFGGYASGAPKGIPEVGLELPEYLADFLDDCLHARDLVAGYDAYEQELAERGLLDYDDLVVETVKLLQTDAVDDIAGRWDYVFCDEFQDTDRLQFDLVTSLVSNENLFVVGDDDQAIYEWRGANVANITDELDDEFGDALADEPLEQNFRSRQPILDLANAALGELDDRKSDKTLTRVDEPDYDGDSVVTVEEADDESDRADQLVTVVQNMLSGAAGEINRAYDPGDIALLVRKNKHAEPLVDRFEDLGIPYEVAGDLATDSVGVGTVIAYLKALARPEDDEVSWNRVLTMRYRLADADLRHLNTRDDALVTALLEAPLSEFEEPDRVETARTHVSHLLELRDSASLARLYRELTDLTDIEWYLSEQDRRSLDQLEDVIEQFGDDAVQPSLTGEFVETLRHHDEVFAENGGTPTDQPELADDAVNVMTIHKSKGLDFPVVLMPRLTADEWGPRGRSYDALEASLTDGPEAAFAEDLVANDARETRRVLHVGLTRAEDVLVLHGSSEDDDASDDEMEDFLRETLTPGLPWEPDADHLPIWRDIQHCLPPEAADWTDSLAATVIGDLGGTVTHNGDAINTETAREEVLTLGTDLAAGAVERTAPSRLTLESLTSAPDVAPEIQHSYTSLKSFEDCPRQHYLDYVVNAFRDYTPNDEEWTETDTGPSQQTVGILFHDTAEIAADENASSPAEWYEICERLANQKRAHDALPDAKACIDRYFELELSEWDVVDAEREFAMEIDGEEIVGYIDAVYRTPADELVVIDYKATQRERDIEANRQLPLYLLACRDLYDEPIHSAGYAYVGPLGPKTETKIFSESDLQDVKEEIEKLLSTISNLTYDEFVADAHCQWCTHNELPCAAPLPTE encoded by the coding sequence ATGACTGACGGAAATGGAGATCTGCCGGCGTGGCTCCCGACGATAGAGGAGGACGTTGACCCGAAGGACCAGCAAAAGAAGATTATCAGGTCGGGGGAGTACCCGATGCGGGTGTTGGCGGGTGCGGGGACCGGGAAGACGTTCACGATGGTCCGGAAGATCGAGCACCTCATCGACGAGGAAGGCGTGTCTCCGGACCGGATTCTCGCGTTGACGTTCACGAACAACGCGGCCGATTCGATGCAGGAAAAACTGCAGGAAAAACTCGGGACCGCCGGGTACGACATTGACGCGTACACGTACCACTCGATCTGTAACGCGATCTTGCAGGACTACGCGTACACGGCCGGGATCGACCCGGATTTCGACGTGGCAACGGACGCCGAGAAGTACGCCGTGGCACTGGAGGTGCTCGACGAAATCGAGTACCGGGCGGTCAAGCCGAACGTCTACGGCCCGAACTCACACGGCAGTGGTGCAGCTGACGCACTCACCGGCTTCATCAGCTCGATGAAACGCAGCGGTATCGACCCGGACGCTATCGACGCGTACCTCGGCTCGGCTGAGCGATTGTACGAACTCGCAGACATTCCGGAAACCATCGAAGACGCCGCGAGCGACAACCTCGGCGGGCGGTCCGTCTCTACCGTACTCGATGGTCTGCCGGCAGTCAGGGAAGCACTGGTTGAGGCACGCGAAGCTATCGGCGACGATGGCGTTGAAGCTAGCATATCGGTTTTCCTCGACGGCGCCATCGCAGTGTGTGACTCGCTCATCGCGGCGTCCGAAGCCGCCGAGTCTGGCGACCGTGACCTGCCGGAGAACGCGCACAAGATTCCGAAGTACCTGTTCGGCGGGTACGCCAGTGGCGCGCCGAAAGGCATCCCGGAGGTCGGCCTGGAACTCCCCGAGTACCTCGCTGACTTTCTGGATGATTGCCTGCACGCCCGCGACCTTGTCGCCGGGTACGACGCGTACGAACAAGAATTAGCCGAGCGTGGACTCCTCGATTACGACGACCTCGTCGTCGAGACGGTCAAACTCTTACAAACTGACGCGGTCGACGATATCGCGGGCCGGTGGGACTACGTGTTCTGCGACGAGTTCCAGGACACCGACCGGTTACAGTTCGACCTCGTCACGTCCCTCGTCAGCAACGAGAACCTGTTCGTCGTCGGCGACGACGACCAGGCGATCTACGAGTGGCGCGGCGCGAACGTCGCCAACATCACTGACGAACTCGACGATGAGTTCGGCGACGCGCTTGCGGACGAACCCCTCGAACAGAACTTCCGGTCCCGACAACCGATTCTCGACCTCGCCAACGCCGCACTTGGGGAACTCGACGACCGGAAAAGCGACAAGACGCTCACCCGCGTCGACGAGCCGGACTACGACGGCGACAGCGTCGTCACGGTCGAAGAGGCCGATGACGAATCCGACCGGGCCGACCAGCTCGTCACCGTCGTCCAGAATATGCTGTCAGGAGCTGCCGGCGAAATCAACCGGGCGTACGACCCCGGCGATATCGCGTTACTCGTTCGGAAGAATAAGCACGCCGAGCCACTTGTCGACCGGTTCGAGGACCTCGGGATTCCGTACGAAGTAGCCGGCGACTTAGCGACGGATTCAGTCGGTGTCGGCACGGTCATCGCGTACCTCAAAGCACTCGCCCGACCAGAGGACGACGAAGTCAGTTGGAACCGCGTGTTGACGATGCGGTACCGCCTCGCTGACGCGGACCTCCGGCACCTCAACACGCGAGACGATGCTCTCGTCACAGCCCTGCTTGAGGCACCGCTGTCGGAGTTCGAGGAACCGGACCGCGTCGAAACCGCGAGAACCCACGTGTCGCATCTACTGGAGCTTCGGGACAGCGCATCACTTGCGCGCCTTTACCGCGAACTGACGGACCTGACCGACATCGAGTGGTATCTCAGCGAACAGGACCGTCGGAGTCTTGACCAGTTAGAGGACGTCATCGAACAGTTCGGTGACGACGCGGTCCAGCCGTCGCTCACCGGGGAGTTCGTCGAGACGCTTCGGCACCACGACGAGGTCTTCGCCGAGAACGGCGGGACGCCGACAGACCAGCCGGAGTTAGCTGACGACGCGGTCAACGTCATGACGATCCACAAGAGCAAGGGACTGGACTTCCCGGTCGTCCTGATGCCGCGACTCACGGCCGACGAGTGGGGGCCACGTGGCCGCTCGTACGACGCGCTGGAAGCCTCACTGACCGACGGCCCTGAAGCGGCGTTCGCAGAGGACTTGGTCGCCAACGACGCCCGGGAAACGCGGCGTGTCCTCCACGTCGGCCTGACACGCGCCGAGGACGTACTCGTCCTGCACGGATCGAGCGAAGACGATGACGCGAGTGACGATGAAATGGAGGACTTCCTCCGGGAAACACTCACACCGGGACTGCCGTGGGAACCGGACGCCGACCATCTCCCTATCTGGCGGGACATCCAGCACTGTCTCCCGCCGGAAGCCGCCGACTGGACAGACTCACTTGCTGCGACCGTCATCGGTGACCTCGGTGGAACGGTGACGCACAACGGCGATGCTATTAACACCGAAACAGCCCGGGAGGAAGTCCTCACACTCGGCACCGACCTGGCAGCAGGAGCCGTGGAACGCACTGCACCGTCTCGACTCACGCTTGAGTCGCTTACCAGCGCGCCCGACGTTGCTCCAGAAATCCAGCACAGCTATACGTCGCTCAAATCGTTCGAAGACTGCCCGCGGCAACACTACCTAGACTACGTTGTCAACGCGTTCCGTGATTACACTCCGAACGACGAGGAATGGACCGAGACAGACACCGGCCCGTCACAGCAAACCGTCGGGATACTGTTCCACGACACGGCCGAAATCGCGGCCGACGAGAACGCGTCGTCACCAGCCGAATGGTACGAGATCTGTGAGCGACTCGCTAATCAAAAGCGGGCCCACGACGCACTCCCCGACGCGAAGGCGTGTATCGATCGGTACTTCGAACTCGAACTCAGCGAGTGGGACGTCGTCGACGCGGAACGCGAGTTCGCCATGGAGATCGACGGTGAGGAAATAGTCGGGTACATCGACGCCGTCTACCGCACCCCCGCCGACGAACTCGTCGTTATCGACTACAAAGCCACGCAACGCGAACGAGACATCGAAGCCAATCGGCAGTTACCACTCTACCTGCTCGCGTGCCGCGACCTGTACGACGAGCCAATCCATAGCGCCGGGTACGCGTACGTCGGTCCGCTCGGTCCGAAAACCGAGACAAAGATCTTCTCTGAGAGTGATTTACAGGACGTCAAGGAGGAAATTGAGAAGTTGCTCTCAACGATTAGTAACCTCACATACGACGAGTTCGTCGCTGACGCGCACTGCCAGTGGTGTACTCACAACGAGCTACCGTGTGCAGCGCCCCTCCCGACAGAATGA
- a CDS encoding DNA helicase UvrD: protein MDSFEEVLEPEVPGAGVPRVSSLVVHATDVVNAVTDEVILSDMLRRELVHRFLADKEWESEYFETAAELDSFAGDVAQLMETATWQSAALDTTPELIEIDETIAEFQAWLADHGHIERGQLLSTAIEQLTDPEQRDVAVDVDAVLAVEFEEFFPLDRQYLSALTTDLELVCVRERASSVRRTGVETGPVTDYVSLTDSGSEAEASPASRPAATARYLSTGDVPDDPENGAVTVMSAESGDEQFDRIADEIERLREVHGWQYDSFAVATGHGTDGVSDAIRALTQAGIPTESTTVTGFGDDPAIRELLEVTRYYAAESEGEETPSVDESEFDTALLSTIRAEEDSLADVLRRWATASGLKDRIATRASPLDARSQFGNVRRVFSMAKFIEDTEFIEASWPVFVEMLERAHEHAESETRTSATDLDGGVRVDRLESLKNGSWRAVFVPDVVDQAFPGEPFLTRLFPQDRVVEMPDFPGVTDVTGSEVAATFQTQSTASSDPLMQYHVEQSRRRLAVGANAASERLYFCLYDHESSALDEKVQPSRFLTDAYRQLPWIQDESDDEIRSERRAEEFVLSRIDRALADVRRTQSLEMTVSLDDLSGDIGEIHRVLDESGERGEAMREALQARVDFGAGRVRRE, encoded by the coding sequence ATGGACTCGTTTGAGGAAGTCCTCGAACCAGAAGTCCCCGGTGCAGGTGTCCCTCGTGTCTCGTCACTCGTGGTGCATGCGACTGACGTGGTCAACGCAGTGACTGACGAAGTAATTCTGTCGGATATGTTACGCCGGGAACTCGTACATCGGTTCCTCGCTGACAAGGAATGGGAGTCGGAGTATTTCGAGACCGCGGCTGAATTAGATTCCTTTGCCGGAGACGTGGCGCAACTCATGGAGACAGCGACGTGGCAAAGCGCTGCACTCGATACGACACCGGAACTAATCGAGATCGACGAGACCATCGCCGAGTTCCAAGCATGGCTCGCTGACCACGGCCACATCGAACGCGGACAGTTGCTGTCGACCGCCATCGAACAGCTCACTGACCCGGAACAGCGAGATGTCGCGGTTGATGTTGATGCGGTCCTCGCCGTCGAGTTCGAGGAGTTCTTCCCGCTTGATCGACAGTACCTGTCCGCACTGACGACAGATCTTGAGTTAGTCTGCGTTCGTGAGCGAGCGAGCAGCGTTCGCCGAACTGGCGTAGAGACCGGCCCGGTAACAGACTACGTCTCGCTGACCGACAGTGGTTCCGAGGCAGAGGCGTCGCCTGCATCGCGGCCGGCGGCGACAGCCCGGTACTTGTCGACCGGTGATGTGCCGGATGACCCGGAGAATGGTGCTGTCACCGTGATGAGTGCGGAGTCTGGTGATGAGCAGTTTGACCGGATTGCTGATGAGATCGAGCGACTCCGGGAGGTTCACGGGTGGCAGTATGACTCGTTCGCTGTCGCAACCGGGCACGGGACTGATGGGGTATCGGACGCGATTCGTGCACTCACGCAGGCAGGTATCCCGACTGAATCGACGACGGTCACCGGGTTCGGTGATGATCCGGCGATCCGGGAACTGTTGGAAGTCACGCGGTACTACGCTGCTGAAAGTGAGGGTGAGGAGACCCCGTCTGTCGACGAGAGTGAGTTCGATACGGCGCTGCTGTCGACGATTCGTGCGGAGGAGGACTCGCTTGCGGATGTGTTGCGTCGGTGGGCGACGGCGTCGGGGTTGAAAGATCGGATTGCGACGCGAGCGTCGCCGCTGGACGCGCGGTCGCAGTTCGGGAACGTCCGACGGGTGTTTTCGATGGCGAAGTTCATCGAGGACACGGAGTTCATCGAGGCGTCGTGGCCCGTATTCGTGGAGATGCTCGAACGCGCTCACGAACACGCCGAATCGGAAACGCGGACGAGTGCAACGGATCTGGACGGTGGCGTTCGCGTCGACCGGTTAGAATCGCTGAAGAACGGGTCGTGGCGCGCTGTGTTCGTACCGGATGTCGTCGACCAGGCGTTCCCGGGTGAGCCGTTCCTGACGCGACTATTCCCGCAGGACCGCGTCGTAGAGATGCCTGATTTTCCCGGTGTAACGGACGTGACGGGGAGTGAGGTCGCGGCGACGTTCCAGACGCAATCGACGGCGTCGAGTGACCCGCTCATGCAGTATCACGTCGAGCAATCCCGGCGGCGATTGGCGGTCGGTGCGAACGCCGCGTCGGAACGCCTGTATTTCTGCCTATACGACCACGAGAGCAGCGCGCTAGACGAGAAAGTACAGCCGTCACGGTTCCTCACCGATGCGTATCGGCAGTTGCCGTGGATCCAGGACGAGTCTGATGATGAGATTCGGAGTGAACGGCGCGCGGAAGAGTTCGTCCTCTCACGAATCGACCGTGCGTTAGCCGACGTGCGGCGAACGCAGAGTCTTGAAATGACAGTGTCTCTCGACGACCTGTCGGGTGATATCGGTGAGATTCACCGTGTGCTTGACGAGAGTGGCGAACGCGGTGAGGCGATGCGGGAGGCGTTGCAGGCTCGCGTTGACTTTGGGGCCGGGAGGGTGCGCCGTGAGTGA